The segment tgtgaccgaaatctccagacTCACAGGGAGTCAGGAATGGCCACCTCATTCCATTTCCCTATGCTTCCTTCTGTGttcttggcagttacacccaccaactgcctcaggtaccatataagctcattcatggccatgatccagagactcacaaataaatgtcagaagagagccacaagctacagagatgcctccgtacaaatcaccatccagttaaaaattcaactccaactctatcaccctattaaaaattttagaattactggaTTTTATAATCTCATACTCTCTGActctgatgtaccaagagtagcaaaccacatttgatgaggCAGAAAGTAGAAGGACCCGGAACAATATATTAATAATCtttcatacaagggcttaaagcCTCCAAGTGTGATAGAATATTTttacacactctcctctaaggaaaaccttttggatcatttttaatggataataacataacaagcagtacaaaataaattatttaggatctgcctgtggggcagctTGGGTGGTtagaggaaaattcaaaataatggtggtggaaagagaatggtgttcaaatattgaatgaaataaattattgtgaacatcttcactgtatcactgtatcactgtcatcctgttgttcctcgatttattcaagtgaacaccagtaacatctctattacactcagccctgagattttagcaacctctccttactcatctttcccaacgattggaggctctttcagggtcagggaaatgagacttattgttactgttattggcataacgagtacaccacgggtagcttgccaggctctgctgtttggggggggatattcttggtagtttgctaggctctccgagaggtatgtatatattgttactgtattttgggatatgaatacacaactgggaacttgccaggctctcccgagcggGCAATAGAGTCTTAGTAGCTTGTCATGATCTCCAAtagtgagaactaggctattagatgtccaggagcttggttttatagtctctggatgtttgccattgatgggattacacggcgccggggtttactctaataaattattgtgaacaactttataataataaaattttaaaaataataaaattatattaaaattaaaatatagaatataaataaaggaTATGAATGAGTATCACCTAATTTTACTCATACATGAAACATTTAATTCCCTTGCAGTGGATTCTTTTTGAATATATGTTAATAGTGTCTAGCTTCATTTTTCCTATCACTGAAAATAGCCAAACATTGGCTATTGTTTGCTGCTGATGTTTTGTGTCTTATATTTATGAACTGGATTTCACATATGCTAAGCAACTGCTGTACCCCTGAAAACATCCCCAGTCCCCAGTCCGTGAAAATATTAAACTTGTCATCCACTCTCTATCTGTACAGTCCCTGGGCAAAAAATAACGTTCGCAtcttcatttagaaaataaataagtaggggGCCGGAGCattagtatagtggggagggatTTTGCCTTGCTTGAGCAGACCTTGGTTTGAGaccctccaggagagattcctgagtgtagagccaagagtaagccctgagcattactggctgtgactcaaaaatggaaggaaggaaggaaggaaggaaggaaggaaggaaggaaggaaggaaggaaggaaggaaggaaggaaggaaggaaggaaggaaggaaggaaggaaggaaggaaggaaggaaggaaggggagaagtttagggagggaagaagagatggagggagggaaggaggaagaaaggagggaagagaaggagggagggaaggagggtgaaaGGGAGgatggaggaaaaggagagaggaagggaaggtaggagggagaaaggaagaaagttgagagggagaaagagtagGAGgttgaaaggagaaaagagaagaaaggaagaaagattatgtgcatatatgtatacctGGTGACCACAGTAAATATGGTTGTTGCAATCCAATCATTTCAACGttgctaaaattataaatattaaaagatcTCATCGCCCAAAAAACATTGAGGTTTGTGGATGGTGCCACATAGATGAAATAGAATCCATGTGGAGATCACTTTGCAAAATATTGAAATTACAAATCTTTTTTTACAACCTGGGGCAAAGCGACagcaagtgggtagggtgtttgccttgcatgcggccgacatgggtttgattcctccatccttgtcggggagcccggcaagctaccaagagtatcccacctgcacagcagagcctggaaagatacctgtttcgtattcgatatgccaaaaacagtaacaagtctcacaatggagaacttactggtgcccgctcaagcaaatcgataaacaatgggacgacagtgctttttttaaaatcacctgaAACTGATATACTCTTGTCTCAATCATATTCTGTGAAGATAAAGAACACCGGGGCAGGAAAAAGAGAGCAGCAGTGAAGGCGCTTGCagtgacccacgttcaatcccaaACAACCCCAATGTTCCCAAACCcccaagagtgttccctgagaccaagccaggagtaagccctggtcctTGTGACAAGAGCAAATGTACCTCTGAAGGACAATACCTGGGAACTCTCACCTTCAAGAGAAGCATAAAATAAACCCAGACATCCCGTTCTACACTTCTGTGGGGTTTCAATCAAGTGCTTTTGgtttccagggccacacccatcaatgctctgGGCTGAATCCCGACTGTcgaaggaatcactcctggcggtgctcagtgaaccCTTTGCATACCAGAGCTCCAACCCCGAGTGGCCATGTGCCAGGTAAGCACCCTATGCactatttgctccagcccctccaacagCTTTGGGACTTTCTCTGCTGCCCAAAGACAGACAGTTCTATGTCCCTGTCAGGGTGACACTAACCACATCCAGGTGCCAACTAATTCGAGACTGTAACTCCATCCTACTTGGTCTGATCTGTGATAATTTTGGGGTGTTGGGGAAGAGTTTGGAGGTGGGGAGATTCATCAATTATGCATTGGGAAGGTCAAATGCTAGAGATGCTGGTATGGAAAGTAGAATATTTCCTGGGAGCTGTGAATCCCAACGCTGAAAAGCAAACCTGAGCACCCTGTATATCACCCTAGTGATGCACAGCTGCTCCGTGTGTGTCTGCAGACCCCACTTCCctgggaggggagaaaagagaaaggccCAGCCTCCTGCACCCAGAACCCCCCAGCACTCACTGGTCTCTTTGTCTCTGCGGGCTCATGCTCTGAGCTGGGCTCTGTGCCCGGGTGAGAGAGGAGAGCTGAGATAGGGATGGGAAGGATGGAGAGGACGGGCATGAGCCTTCAAGGGTGTTGATGGTGAAAGTGGGGAGCAGAGGTGATCCCCACCGAGAAATACCCTCCATGCTGCTGGGCTGACTCCTTATGATGTCACCACGGCCTTGAGGGATCATGCCACAGAACTTGTGGTAAGAAGATTCTGATTCTCGTTAGTCCAGTCCCTGGGGACTGCTAATGGAATGAGGAGGAAATCGGGGAATTGATGTGAGGGGCTGGGGTTTCTCTCCCCTGGCAACCACCTCTGCTCCTCAAGGTCCAATTTGAAAGATCTCAATGTTCATTTCAGTgtctatttttaaatggaatttatGAGTGCACACTGACATCTCCCAAGGACTTGTGTTCATGACTAATCAAAgaagatatattttgtttttggtgctggtgatggtggtgatgagctttgtttattttttaaattactggggctcttttaacaaatggtgctggcataactggacaaccacttgaaAAAACAATGGGTTTTGGTCTCGACCTATCACCATTCACAAAAATCAGATAGAAGAGGATTAAATACCTCaaatcagaccacaatccataaactacattgaagagaaggttggcaaaatcctccacaacatTGACGCTAACGGTATATTCAAAGGTGACATgccactgatcaaccaagtgaaaacagataaatcaatgggactatattaaactaagaagcttctgcaccgcaaaagatatagtgaccaaaatacaaagacaatctaaggaatgggagaaaatattcacccaatacacatcagataacgggttgatatcaaggatatacaaggcactggttggaatctacaagaagaaaacatctaaccccatcaagaaatggggcgatgaaatgaacagaacttttctcaagaaagaaatacgaatcgcaaaaaggcacatgaaaaaatgctcttcatcactgatcatcagacagatgcagatcaaaacaaccatgagataccacctcacaccacagtgactggcacacattcaaaagaataaaagcaaccactgttgtcgtggatgtggggagaaagggaccctcttacactgctgctgggaatgccaactggtttagcccttttggaaaacagtatggttgcttctcaaaaaattagaaattgagggggccggagcgatagcacagcgggtagggcgtttgccttgcacgcggccgacccgggttcgatccccggcatcccatatggtcccccaagcactgccaggagtaattcctgagtgaaaagccaggagtaatccctgagcatcgctgggtgtgacccaaaaagcaaaaaaaaaaaaattagaaattgagctccatttgacccaattataccactcttgggaatatatcctgtagaggcaaaaaagtatagtctaaatgacatctgcactcaaatgttcattccggcactgtttacaataaccaaaatctgaaaaaacccaagtgcccaagaacagatgactggttaaagaaactttggtacatctacacaatggaatactatgctgctgttagaaaagatgaagtcatgacctttgcatataagtggatcaacatggaaagtatcatgctaagtgaattgagttagaaagagagagagagagagagatagaaagattgcactcatctgtggaatataaaataacagaataggagactaacacacaagaataatagagataaggaccaggtggttggctccaaggcttggaagctggcctcatacaCTGAAggaggggcagctcagatagagaatggaacaccacgTAAAGTGTGAAttgaggacccacacgggatAAGAGATGCAAGctcaaaatagactatagactaaacacgagggccactcagtgcctctatttcaaaccacaacacccaaaatgggagagggaacaaaagtgaatgccctgctaCAAAGGTGGGGAGGGTAGGGCGATAGagtggaaggtgggagggatactgggaacattggtggaagagaatgggcactggtggagggatgtaaacaaaatgcaaacatgaaagttcataagtttgtaactgtagctcaaggtgattcactaataaatttttttaattattggggctgtagcactagcacagcgggtagggcatttgccttgcacacagccaacccgggttagattcccagcatcccatatggtgctcgagcaccaccaggagcgattcctgagtgaagagccaggaagcactgggtgtgatccaaaaaaaaaaaaccaaaattttttggggtggtttatttgtgttttttttttggctttttgtgcatcacacctggctatgcaaagaagttactcctggcttttgcactcaggaatttctcctggcggtgctctggggaccatatgggatgctgggaatccaacctggttcagtcacgtgcaaggcaaacgcctactcgctgaattatcactccagcccaatttttgttgttattctttcaTTTCTCCACCCCCAACATCTTTCTTgggtttgaattttctttttttccataacAGCACATTGGAATTGTCTGCTTTTTCGATAGATGTGTGCGTGAATGTTCAGAATGATGCTTGCTCTTGTGCGATGCAATCCTTTTGCTTCATGCCTGcagagggggcaggcagggagtggaAGGGACCTGGAgcccttggtggagggaagtcacaCTGGGGACAAGgttggggttggaacactgtgtgcctgaaacaactctactaTGAACAACTTCCTACATCACAGTGTCTGGCTGGAAACTGAAAAAGGGAAATCACACTTGCTCTTTCCTTGCCTTCTGTGTGCAGCACCTACTTCTCTTCAATCAGAAGCATCAGATTTGTCAATCAAGTCAGTTTTTTCAATCAAATCAGATTTAGAAAGTTTAGAAATTGATAGAATTGGAAGCAGTTGGTAGTTCTGGGGCTTCTCCTGGTCAGATGCTCGGCCATCGCTGCCCACCGCACGGGAGTCACACCCGGGGGCCCCATGCAGAGAAGACCCTGCAGCCCTGTGACTCCTCAATCTCCATCCTGATTTGGGTTTTCAGTGTGACTCCCTCAACACTAGGACTTTCAGGAATGAGAAGAACCAGCGGGGAATTTAACCAATCTGGATAAATGCAAATGTAGAAAttctgggccagagtgagagcacagtggagagggtgtttgctttgcatgtagccaacctgattTCCATTCCAGGCATCCTatttggttccccgagcactgccgggaatgatttctgagtgtagaaccagtagTGACACCAGAGCTGTGCAGGATAgaacactcccccccaaaaaaaagtactgGATGATACCCCAAAGGAAgactccaaggcttggaagccaaGGTTGAAGCATGAAACTCTGCATCTTCTCACATAACCTGTATCAGTTGATCAGTTGAAGCCCAAATTCCTGAATAGGCTGTGAACAGAGTTCATAACTACACACATTTATACTTTCAGATGTTTAAATGGCAATTATGAATTTCTAAATAAGAAATAAGTTACAGGAGCAAAATCCAAAAAGCCCAACAGTTGACAGAATGGGGTTGTCAAGGGGGGTTGGTCACTTGTCATTAGAAAATACCTTCTCGCTCCTATAGAAGAGCTAAAATAAGCAATTTTGCAATTTTCAGATAGTTAGATGAAGAGTTCAGAAAATGTAGAGTTACAAAGTTTGGTGGATCAAGAGGTTAACATTTGGCCATGTCACAGTTGCTGTTGCCATTATTTTCCAACTTTATgatcaaataaatatatcataaGAATTGAGGCTAGAGTGTTGCCTCTTGAGATCCCATGCCAGGCTGAATCTGATCTGGGGATCCAACAGAGCACCAGCAGCCAAatccctccagaacccaattgctgccataTTGCTGGCCAATCTCCACAAGcttgggacaagcctcatccattgAATGAAACTCAGGTGTGCGGGTATTTTGGCCAAAATCTTTAGATTCTCATGAAGTTGGGCATGGAtgacctccccctcaccccccagtccTTTAGGGaacctggcagtcacgcccacaaactgcctcaggcaccatatatgctcatgaacggccatgatccagagatgcacaaataaatcttgaaagagagccaTGAGCAGCACAGATGCCTCCTGGCCCCGGTCACCATCCAGTTGAGAGTTTAACTCCTgatgtatcaccctatttaaatttttagaatatctGGGTATCTAGTACTCTAACCCACTGgtttaccaagagtagcacaccacattgaatgggatataaagtagaaggcaacccgtCTtgattatacatgtatatattagtACACAAGGGTCAACTGCTAACAACAACATgtgagtaatctcttatacaaggactaaATGacttcagggtgagatacaacaatcttcacacgctttcctctaaggaaacgtttctggatcatttttagtgggttattcataactagtagtacaaaataaattatttaagaccTATTGTGGGGCAGGCTTATGTAgtggtaggaaaattcaaaatattgtgatgggaaggtataatgatggcgggattggtgttggaatattgaatggaataaattattgtgaacaactttataaaaaataaaatttaaaatattttaatataaaaataacaattgaGGCTAAACTGTCCTATTTAAAAGCTTCTGGTAGGCCCTCTTGATGTCCTggtttctcaggctgtagatgaaggggttgaGCATAGGGACAACCATGGTGTACATCACTGAGGCCACTGCCTCCTTCCTGGGGGACTGGGAGACGACAGAGCTGAGATACAACCCCACGCCTATCCCATAAAATAAGCAAACCACGAACAGGTGAGAACTACAGGTAGAGAAGGCTTTGGACCTCCCGCCCTTGGTTGAGATTCTCAAAACAGAGGAAAGTATTTTCGTGTAAGAATAAAAAATCCCCGAGACTGGAACACCACCCAGAAGAGCACTGAGAAAATACATGATCAGGTAATCAGTGAAGATGTCCCCACAGGCCAGCCTGAGCAGTTGAGGGGGGTCACAGAAGAAGTGAGGGATTTCCACCTGGCTGCAAAAGATGAGCTGTGACATCATCAAGCAATGCAGCTGGGAGTCCAGCAGGCTGATGCAGATGGACCCTAGAATCAACCGGCCACAGAGACGGGGGTTCAGGATGACGGAGTAGTGCAGGggatggcagatggccacaaagcgatCATAGGCCATCACCCCTAGAATGACACactccaaacacacaaaaaaaatataaagggacAGTTGCACCAGGCAGCCGGCATGAGAGATATTTCTGCTCTGCGTGTGAATGTCCCAAAGCATCTTTGGGACCATGGTGGAGGTTAAGCCGATGTCAGCTGTGGACAAAAcagacaggaagaagtacatgggggtgtgcaggTGGGGGTCAGAGCTGATGGCCAGCacgatgagcaggttccccgtgacggtgaccaggtacatggacagaAAGAGGCCGAAGAGGACGGTCTTGACTCGGGGGTCATCTGAGAGCCCCAGGAGGTAGAACTCCACGGCCCCTGTGACATTGTGGGGGTCCACAGCGCAGAGACACCTTTGGACAAAGAAATGAGAGTGGGTCCATCACTGTCAATAGTTTGAATCCAAGGAACCCAGAATCACAGCGACTTCACTTGGGTCTTAGACACTCTCACTACCAGGTCTCGGTTTGCGACAAACATTCATCTTAGCACCATTTTCTCTGGACTTTTACTCCATCCTCCTACTGTCTTGGCCTTGCTGGAAAAGGCTCTGGACAGAAAAATGAGGAATGAGAACATTTTAAGTTTCCAAAAGTCAAATGAAAGCAATGCAGTATCCAGGactgtaaaggaaaaaaaaaagaacaaagggttttaaatctcatttagcaaagaggaaaaaatgttCTAAATTGAGAACATTACTGGAattatgaactggagcgatagcacggcgggttgAGCATTTTTCCTTGtgcgaggctgacccgggttcaattcctctgcccctcttggagagcccagcaagctaccaatagtatcctaCCCTCACAGAAGaccctgggaagctacccgtggcatattcgataagccaaaaatagtaacaacaagtctcacaatggagacgttactggtgcccgcttgagcaaatcaatgaataatgggattacagtgctacagtgctactggaaCTATAGAAATAGGGGTGAGCGGTGGGGAAAAGGGATGAGGTAGTCGGAGGTGCTGGAAAAAATGGTCGTTGATGAAGGGTCTGGGGTGCTAGGGCAGTGGTGAGTGAGGTAACTTATCAATCCCATAAGTGTTACAACAATTGTAAATACGTTACTATAACTATAATCAAAATAACATGAATAAGTACCACTTAATTTTACTCAAACACAGagcatttaatttctttatttgtgaaAGCGCCGTAATAAAGTATCTAGCTTCATTTTTCATAACATCAGTATTGGCTAATATTGCTGCtgacgtgtgtatgtgtgtgtgtgttatattgAGGATGAATTAGGCTTCAgatatgccaggcaagtgctctacccctgaCAACACCCCTGGCCCCCATCCTATGTGAATCATGTAAATATTAACCTTCTGCCCGGGCCTGgacaagaaataaagaaagtttGAATCttctatttagaaaataaataagttgcaGAGAccagagaatagtacagtggggagggagtttgcttTATGcaagcagacccaggttcaagccccactATCCCACAGGGTGCCCGAAaccccaccaggagaaattcctgaatgcagagctaggagtaagccctgagcatcatgggtttAACCCAAAAactgggaagaaaagaagggagggaggcaggagggagggagggagaaaaggaaagaaaggaagagaggaaggagggagggaagggaggaaggaaggaaggaaggaaggaaggaaggaaggaaggaaggaaggaaggaaggaaggaaggaaggaaggagggagggagggagggagggagggagggagggagggagggagggagggagggagggagggagggagggagggagggaggaagagagagactaaaggagggaaggaaggaaggagggaaggaaggaaggaaggaaggaaggaaggaaggaaggaaggaaggaaggaaggaaggaaggaaggaaggaaggaaggaaggaaggaaaatcatgtagatatatgtatatcCTGGCAATCCAAGCATTTCAACATTGCTAAAATTATAAATCTCAAAACTTCTCATCACtcaaagagaaattaaaggttttgatgggattacagattAAATAGAATCCATGGGGTGGCCATTTTGCAAAATATTGTAATAAGGAGTCTTTTCACCGCCTGAAACTGATAATATTACCTCAATCATATTGTGAGAAGATAAAAGAatgccagggctggaacaatagtgcagcgGCTGAGGCGTTTGGCCTACACGCAGCatactcgggtttgatcccccacatctcCTCTGTTCCCCAAACCcgccgagtgacccctgagagcaaagccaggagtaagccctgagcataattaGGTAcaaaccaaaaacttaaaaaaaaaaaaacactacagcACATCTTTGTGACAAGAGCACGTGTACCTCTGCAGGACACTCCCTCAAAATTCACCTTCAAAACCACCTGAAAATGAACCAAGACAGCCCATTCCGCACTTCTGTAGGATTTCAGAcaagtgttttggttttgtttcagagccacacacagccatgctcaaggctgagtccgggctctgcgctcaggaatcactcctggcagtgctcagtgaaccctTTGGGATACCAGAGCTc is part of the Sorex araneus isolate mSorAra2 chromosome 2, mSorAra2.pri, whole genome shotgun sequence genome and harbors:
- the LOC101541388 gene encoding olfactory receptor 18-like, which translates into the protein FVQRCLCAVDPHNVTGAVEFYLLGLSDDPRVKTVLFGLFLSMYLVTVTGNLLIVLAISSDPHLHTPMYFFLSVLSTADIGLTSTMVPKMLWDIHTQSRNISHAGCLVQLSLYIFFVCLECVILGVMAYDRFVAICHPLHYSVILNPRLCGRLILGSICISLLDSQLHCLMMSQLIFCSQVEIPHFFCDPPQLLRLACGDIFTDYLIMYFLSALLGGVPVSGIFYSYTKILSSVLRISTKGGRSKAFSTCSSHLFVVCLFYGIGVGLYLSSVVSQSPRKEAVASVMYTMVVPMLNPFIYSLRNQDIKRAYQKLLNRTV